The following proteins are encoded in a genomic region of Dokdonia donghaensis DSW-1:
- a CDS encoding TspO/MBR family protein has translation MNKDLLVRIVLSIIICLLVGTIGSLATQSSIDNWYVGLMKPSWSPPNWVFAPVWITLYILMGIAAGIVWNRGFYHKWVKTALYHFGFQLILNGMWSIIFFGWQEPFLALLAICGLFILVIFTIKWFKVVNRWSAALLIPYLLWLAFATALNFEIWRLN, from the coding sequence ATGAACAAAGATTTACTAGTGCGTATTGTGCTAAGCATTATTATTTGCCTACTTGTAGGAACCATAGGTTCTCTAGCTACTCAATCTAGTATAGATAACTGGTATGTAGGCCTTATGAAGCCTAGCTGGAGCCCTCCTAACTGGGTATTTGCTCCCGTGTGGATCACGCTATATATTCTTATGGGGATTGCCGCCGGTATAGTATGGAATCGAGGTTTTTACCACAAATGGGTAAAAACGGCCCTTTATCATTTTGGGTTTCAACTCATTCTTAATGGAATGTGGAGTATTATATTTTTTGGGTGGCAAGAACCTTTTCTTGCCTTACTAGCAATTTGCGGTCTGTTTATCTTAGTGATATTTACTATAAAATGGTTTAAAGTAGTAAATCGATGGAGCGCTGCATTACTTATTCCTTACCTACTATGGCTTGCCTTTGCAACTGCTCTTAATTTTGAAATATGGCGTCTTAACTAG
- a CDS encoding diphosphomevalonate/mevalonate 3,5-bisphosphate decarboxylase family protein, producing the protein MTESDFIPSENYKVLTQGSVTYQSPSNIALVKYWGKHGEQLPQNPSISFTLSNCHTTTTLSYKKATSATGEIEFDVLLDGKSEPDFKPKIAKFFERIEKYIPFVKEYSYVIDTANSFPHSSGIASSASGMSALALCLMEIERQSNPDMTPAYFLQKASFLARLGSGSACRSLDGPLVVWGNHNEISNSSDIFGTSYNSNVHDNFKNYQDTILLVDKGEKQVSSTVGHGLMHGHAFAKARFSQAHDNLSELMRVFEAGDVDAFIKLVESEALTLHAMMMTSHPYFILMKPKTLEIINEIWDYRQQTGSKVCFTLDAGANVHVLYPENEKHSVQDFIATKLSKFCQNGHYINDFVGNGAKKL; encoded by the coding sequence ATGACCGAAAGCGATTTTATACCCTCAGAAAATTATAAAGTACTTACACAAGGATCTGTCACTTACCAGTCTCCTAGTAATATAGCCCTTGTAAAATACTGGGGTAAACACGGTGAACAATTACCACAAAATCCTAGTATAAGTTTTACGCTTTCTAACTGTCACACTACGACCACGCTTTCTTATAAAAAGGCTACTAGTGCTACAGGTGAGATTGAGTTTGATGTACTGCTAGACGGCAAGTCTGAGCCAGATTTTAAACCTAAAATCGCAAAGTTTTTTGAGCGCATAGAGAAGTATATACCTTTTGTTAAGGAGTACTCGTATGTGATAGATACAGCAAACTCTTTCCCGCATAGCTCAGGTATTGCAAGTTCTGCTTCTGGTATGAGTGCGCTTGCTTTATGCCTTATGGAGATCGAGCGACAGAGCAATCCAGATATGACACCTGCTTATTTTTTACAAAAGGCTAGCTTTCTTGCAAGACTTGGTTCTGGTAGCGCGTGTAGAAGTCTAGATGGACCTCTGGTGGTATGGGGTAACCATAATGAGATATCTAATAGTAGCGATATTTTTGGCACAAGTTATAATAGCAATGTACACGATAATTTTAAAAATTATCAAGACACCATCTTACTTGTAGATAAAGGAGAGAAACAAGTAAGTAGTACAGTAGGTCACGGTCTTATGCACGGTCACGCTTTCGCGAAAGCGAGATTCTCCCAGGCTCACGATAACTTATCTGAGCTTATGCGTGTTTTTGAGGCAGGAGATGTAGATGCGTTTATAAAACTAGTTGAAAGTGAAGCACTCACGCTACACGCAATGATGATGACCAGCCACCCTTATTTTATATTGATGAAGCCTAAAACGCTGGAGATTATAAATGAAATATGGGATTATAGACAACAAACGGGCTCAAAGGTGTGCTTTACACTAGATGCTGGCGCAAACGTACACGTGCTTTATCCCGAAAATGAGAAGCATAGTGTTCAAGACTTTATAGCGACTAAACTTTCAAAATTTTGCCAAAACGGCCACTATATCAATGACTTTGTGGGTAATGGAGCAAAAAAATTGTAA
- a CDS encoding mevalonate kinase: MKGPLFYSKILLFGEYGIIKDSKGLAIPYNFYNGALKIEENPSQEAKDSNDKLAKFVTYLNDLQTEQPELVSFDIDKMNQDVAAGMYFDSSIPQGYGVGSSGALVAAIYDKYAVDKITVLENLTREKLLTLKTIFGGMESFFHGKSSGLDPLNSYLSLPILINSKDSIEAAGIPSQAEKGTGAVFLLDSGIVGETAPMVNIFMENMKQDGFRSMLKDQFVKHTDACIDDFLKGDVKSLFGNVKQLSKVVLSNFKPMIPAKFHDLWKQGIESNDYYLKLCGSGGGGYMLGFTEDLEKAQAALKDHKLEVVYTF; this comes from the coding sequence ATGAAAGGTCCGTTATTTTATTCTAAGATTTTACTTTTTGGTGAGTATGGAATCATAAAAGATTCCAAAGGACTTGCTATTCCTTATAACTTCTATAACGGAGCGTTAAAGATAGAGGAGAACCCTTCGCAAGAGGCAAAGGACTCAAATGATAAGCTTGCAAAGTTTGTTACTTATCTTAATGATTTACAAACAGAGCAGCCGGAGTTAGTCTCTTTTGATATTGATAAAATGAATCAAGATGTAGCTGCGGGTATGTACTTTGATTCTAGTATCCCACAAGGATACGGTGTGGGAAGTAGCGGTGCGCTAGTTGCTGCTATTTATGATAAATATGCCGTAGATAAAATTACCGTTTTAGAAAATCTTACAAGAGAGAAGTTGCTCACACTAAAAACAATTTTTGGTGGGATGGAATCATTTTTTCACGGTAAATCTTCTGGATTAGATCCTCTTAATAGTTATTTAAGTCTTCCTATACTTATTAATAGTAAAGATAGTATTGAAGCTGCTGGTATTCCTTCACAAGCAGAAAAGGGTACAGGAGCTGTATTTCTTTTAGATAGTGGTATTGTAGGTGAAACTGCACCTATGGTAAATATCTTTATGGAAAATATGAAGCAAGATGGTTTTAGGTCTATGCTTAAAGATCAGTTTGTAAAGCATACAGATGCTTGTATAGATGATTTCTTAAAAGGAGATGTAAAATCACTTTTTGGGAATGTGAAGCAGCTTTCTAAAGTAGTTTTAAGTAACTTCAAACCAATGATTCCTGCAAAGTTTCACGACTTATGGAAACAAGGTATTGAGTCTAATGATTACTATCTTAAACTTTGCGGTTCTGGAGGTGGTGGTTATATGCTAGGCTTTACAGAAGATCTTGAAAAAGCACAAGCGGCTCTTAAAGATCACAAGCTAGAAGTGGTTTACACGTTCTAA